From Drosophila nasuta strain 15112-1781.00 chromosome X, ASM2355853v1, whole genome shotgun sequence, one genomic window encodes:
- the LOC132796903 gene encoding LOW QUALITY PROTEIN: uncharacterized protein LOC132796903 (The sequence of the model RefSeq protein was modified relative to this genomic sequence to represent the inferred CDS: deleted 1 base in 1 codon), producing MKPFTCIFVILAALLAVSQASLQGLLGGGGGGGDGGAGGIGQLLQSKLGGLGGGLGGGLGGGLGGGNGGGFGGVLSGKLGGGGGGGGGGYSGAQSGGYSGGYSGGNSGGYSNGGGYSNGPAEKVIIVKVINQGGASAGGNGGYYGGSQGGSSAGGWSGNQGGYSSGGGWSGAQSGGSAGGWNKGW from the exons ATGAAACCGTTCACGTGCATCTTTGTTATCCTTGCTGCCCTGCTGGCCGTCAGCCAGGCTTCACTTCAGGGTCTGctcggcggtggcggcggcggcggcgacggTGGAGCTGGCGGCATTGGCCAGCTGCTCCAGAGCAAATTGGGTGGACTCGGCGGTGGACTGGGCGGTGGTCTCGGCGGTGGTCTGGGTGGCGGCAATGGCGGTGGCTTCGGCGGTGTGCTCTCTGGCAAGCtcggaggcggcggcggcggcggtggcggtggatACTCGGGCGCTCAGTCCGGTGGCTACTCCGGCGGTTACTCTGGCGGTAACTCCGGTGGTTACTCCAACGGCGGTGGCTAC TCCAACGGCCCTGCCGAGAAGGTCATCATCGTGAAGGTGATCAACCAGGGCGGCGCCTCCGCTGGCGGCAACGGTGGCTACTACGGTGGCTCTCAGGGCGGTTCCTCCGCTGGTGGCTGGTCTGGCAACCAGGGTGGTTACTCCTCCGGCGGTGGCTGGTCTGGTGCCCAGAGCGGTGGCTCTGCCGGTGGCTGGAACAAGGGCTGGTAA
- the LOC132796194 gene encoding loricrin: MQSIRRLVLFGLLAVLGACAYAKPHGWSSGGGSGGWSSGGSSSGWPSGGGGGWSSGGGGGGWKSGGGGGWSSSGGGSGWNLGGGGGGWKSGGGGSGGWSSGGGSKVIISSWPSSGGGGGGWSSGGGGGGWKLSSGGGGGGGWSSALSGLSGWKSQALSSLSSGWQSGGGGGGWKSGGGGGGWKSGGGGGGGWKSGGGGGSSGWSSGWSW, encoded by the exons ATGCAATCGATACGACGTCTGGTTCTGTTCGGTCTCCTGGCCGTGCTTGGCGCCTGTGCCTACGCTAAGCCTCATGGCTGGAGCAGCGGTGGTGGAAGCGGTGGCTGGTCATCTGGAGGCAGCTCCTCCGGCTGGCCAAgcggcggtggtggtggctgGAGCagcggaggcggcggcggtggctgGAAGAGCGGCGGAGGAGGCGGCTGGAGCTCTTCGGGCGGCGGCAGTGGTTGGAATcttggcggcggcggcggtggctgGAAATCGGGTGGAGGCGGCAGCGGCGGTTGGTCCTCGGGCGGCGGCAGCAAGGTCATCATCAGCTCCTGGCCATcaagcggcggcggcggcggaggCTGGTCAtcaggcg gcggcggcggtggctgGAAACTCAGCtctggcggcggcggcggcggaggCTGGTCAAGCGCCTTGTCTGGTCTCTCCGGCTGGAAGTCACAGGCATTGTCTAGCCTAAGCAGCGGCTGGCAATcaggcggcggcggtggcggctgGAAGTCCGGAGGAGGCGGCGGTGGCTGGAAATCTGGCGGTGGAGGCGGCGGTGGCTGGAAAtctggcggcggtggcggatCGAGTGGCTGGTCTTCCGGATGGAGCTGGTAG
- the LOC132796164 gene encoding ctenidin-3, with amino-acid sequence MRYALVFVLLCGLMFAFTSAGLLGGGGGGGGYGGGGGGGKGGGGGQGGGYGGGGKGGGGGQGGGYGGGKGGGGAGGQGGWQKNGGGGGGGGGYGGGGGGGGKSLAGNRGSSVSWQGGNAGGGGGGKHGGGGGGGGGGKHGGGGGGYGPGGGGGGGGKHGGGW; translated from the coding sequence ATGCGCTACGCTCTGGTCTTTGTGCTTCTCTGTGGCCTGATGTTCGCCTTCACCTCGGCTGGACTGctcggcggcggcggcggtggcggtggctatggcggtggtggcggtggcggcaaGGGAGGCGGCGGTGGCCAAGGAGGCGGCTATGGCGGTGGCGGCAAGGGAGGCGGCGGCGGTCAAGGAGGCGGCTATGGCGGCGGTAAGGGAGGCGGCGGCGCCGGTGGACAGGGAGGCTGGCAGAAgaacggcggcggcggcggtggaggCGGCGGTTATGGCGGTGGTGGCGGAGGCGGTGGCAAATCCTTGGCTGGCAATCGCGGCAGCTCGGTGTCCTGGCAGGGCGGTAATgccggcggcggcggcggtggcaaaCATGGCGGCGGAGGCGGCGGTGGAGGCGGTGGCAAGcacggcggcggtggcggaggATACGGTcctggcggtggcggcggcggtggtggcAAGCATGGCGGTGGCTGGtaa
- the LOC132795468 gene encoding uncharacterized transmembrane protein DDB_G0289901 — protein MKLFLTLAALFACASASAIHSSGWSSGPWISSGSSGWSSSPWISSGSSGWSSGPWRSSSSSSRGWSSAPSWRPAPWLGSSGGGHGGSSQIIRVVKLDGGNVGWSRIGGGGGGGGWSGGHGGWSGGGWSSGW, from the coding sequence ATGAAACTGTTTCTTACACTTGCCGCCTTGTTTGCCTGCGCCTCGGCCAGCGCTATACACAGCAGCGGATGGAGTTCGGGTCCTTGGatcagcagtggcagcagcggcTGGAGCTCAAGTCCTTGGATCAGCAGCGGTAGCAGCGGCTGGAGCTCTGGTCCCtggcgcagcagcagcagcagcagtcgaggTTGGAGCTCGGCACCCAGCTGGAGGCCAGCTCCTTGGCTaggcagcagcggcggcggtcACGGAGGATCATCACAGATCATCAGGGTGGTGAAGCTTGATGGCGGCAACGTTGGCTGGAGCCGTattggcggcggtggcggtggtggtggctgGTCTGGCGGTCATGGTGGCTGGTCCGGTGGTGGCTGGAGCAGCGGCTGGTAA